From the genome of Mugil cephalus isolate CIBA_MC_2020 chromosome 2, CIBA_Mcephalus_1.1, whole genome shotgun sequence, one region includes:
- the taf5 gene encoding transcription initiation factor TFIID subunit 5 produces MAAVQGGQSDAVEEKDIKSEPATDGFGNNNANDGRLPSASPGSSAPAGSNKTPAEAPEDRQTLLAVLQFLRRNKLSESVEILRREAGLPEESLDQKGTDPSGAGTGGAAGGVDVEGGDAGSLLSRVTVSAPVAVQAPTKATAGEDQPDVNVVLSAYSQQGDPALYEVYYSGLKRFIESVLDCHRAELSQVFYPLFVHMYLELVYNNHESEAKAFFEKFSGDQECYYEDDLRVLSSLTKKEHMRGNETLLDFRTSKFVLRISRDSYQLLKRHLQERQNNQIWNIIQEHLYIDIFDGMPRSKSQIDAMSGSLAGEAKREANKAKVYYGLLKEPEIELPLDDEDEEAENEEGKPKKKKPKKDSMGSKSKKQDPNAPSQTRIPLPELKDSDKLDKIMYMKEATKRIRLGPDNLPSICFYSFLNAYQGLTAVDFTDDSSLVAGGFADSTVRVWSVTPKKLRKVKSAADLNLIDKESDDVLERIMDEKTASESKILYGHSGPVYGISFSPDRNYLLSSSEDGTVRLWSLQTFTCLVGYKGHNYPVWDTQFSPYGYYFVSGGHDRVARLWATDHYQPLRMFSGHLADITCTRFHPNANYVATGSSDRTIRLWDVLNGNCVRIFTGHKGPIHALAFSPNGKFLASGATDGRVLLWDIGHGLMIGELKGHTDTIYSLKFSRDGEILASGSMDNTVRLWDAIKAFDDLETDDFTAATGHIHLQDNSQELLLGTYMTKSTPVIHLHFTRRNLLLAAGAYNP; encoded by the exons atggcGGCCGTACAAGGCGGACAGAGCGACGCGGTCgaagaaaaagacataaaatcaGAACCAGCAACAGATGGCTTTGGAAATAATAATGCGAACGACGGCAGACTACCCTCGGCGTCCCCCGGCTCCAGCGCTCCGGCTGGAAGCAACAAAACCCCGGCCGAAGCTCCGGAGGACCGGCAGACGCTGCTGGCGGTCTTGCAGTTCCTCAGAAGGAACAAACTGAGCGAGTCCGTCGAAATATTACGTCGTGAAGCGGGTTTACCGGAAGAGTCACTGGACCAGAAAGGAACGGATCCGTCCGGAGCAGGCACGGGAGGTGCTGCGGGCGGTGTGGACGTAGAAGGCGGGGATGCTGGCTCTCTTCTCAGCCGGGTAACCGTCTCTGCCCCGGTCGCAGTTCAGGCGCCAACTAAAG CTACAGCTGGAGAAGATCAGCCGGACGTCAACGTCGTGCTGTCGGCCTACAGCCAGCAAGGAGATCCGGCTCTGTACGAGGTTTACTACAGCGGCCTTAAGAGGTTCATAGAGTCAGTTTTGGATTGTCACAGAGCAGAACTGTCCCAGGTCTTCTACCCGCTGTTCGTCCACATGTATCTGGAACTGGTGTACAACAATcatgaaagtgaagccaaggcCTTCTTTGAAAA ATTCAGCGGGGACCAGGAGTGCTACTATGAAGACGACTTGCGTGTTCTATCCAGCCTGACGAAGAAGGAACACATGAGAGGCAACGAGACCCTGCTGGACTTCCGCACCAGCAAGTTTGTCCTGCGAATCTCCCGAGACTCCTACCAGCTCCTGAAGAGACACCTGCAGGAGCGCCAGAACAACCAGATCTGGAATATTATCCAAGAGCACCTCTACATCGACATCTTTGATGGCATGCCACGCAGCAAGAGCCAGATCGATGCCATGTCTGGCAGCTTGGCAGGAGAGGCCAAGCGAGAGGCCAATAAGGCAAAG GTTTACTATGGTTTACTGAAAGAACCAGAAATCGAGCTGCCTCTTgacgacgaggacgaggaggctGAGAATGAGGAGGGTAaacccaagaagaagaagcccaAAAAGGACAGCATGGGTTCCAAGAGCAAGAAGCAGGACCCCAATGCTCCTTCACAGACTAG GATCCCCCTGCCAGAATTAAAGGACTCAGACAAGCTAGACAAGATCATGTACATGAAGGAAGCCACCAAGAGGATCCGTCTGGGACCAGATAACCTCCCCTCCAtctgcttttattcttttctcaaCGCGTACCAG GGCCTGACTGCAGTGGACTTCACTGACGACTCCAGCCTGGTGGCCGGGGGCTTTGCTGACTCCACAGTACGAGTGTGGAGTGTCACGCCAAAAAAGCTGCGCAAGGTCAAGTCTGCAGCAG ACTTGAATCTGATTGACAAAGAGTCAGACGATGTGCTGGAGAGGATCATGGACGAGAAGACAGCCAGCGAGTCCAAGATACTCTACGGACACAGCGGGCCCGTGTATGGCATCAGCTTCAGCCCGGACAG aaACTACTTGCTGTCAAGTTCTGAGGATGGTACAGTCAGGTTATGGAGTCTCCAAACATTTACTTGTTTGGTGGGCTACAAAGGCCACAACTACCCGGTGTGGGACACACAGTTCTCTCCCTACGGATACTATTTTGTCTCTGGGGGCCATGACAGAGTAGCTCG TTTGTGGGCGACTGATCACTACCAGCCTCTGAGGATGTTTTCTGGTCACCTAGCTGACATCACTTGCACTCGTTTTCACCCCAACGCAAATTACGTGGCCACAGGGTCGTCCGACCGCACCATCCGCCTCTGGGACGTCCTAAATGGAAACTGTGTCCGCATCTTCACTGGTCATAAG GGTCCTATCCATGCACTGGCTTTCTCTCCCAATGGAAAGTTCCTGGCCTCGGGAGCCACTGATGGCCGAGTTCTTCTGTGGGACATCGGCCATGGCCTGATGATTGGGGAGCTCAAGGGCCACACAGATACCATCTATTCCCTAAAGTTCAGCAGGGACGGCGAGATCCTTGCCTCTG GCTCAATGGACAACACGGTTCGACTGTGGGACGCAATTAAAGCATTTGATGATTTAGAGACGGACGACTTCACGGCAGCTACAGGACACATCCATCTACAAGATAACTCCCAGGAGCTTCTGCTCGGCACCTACATGACTAAATCTACACCCGTTATACACTTACATTTTACTCGGAGGAACCTGCTTCTTGCCGCCGGAGCCTATAATCCTTGA
- the atp5md gene encoding ATP synthase membrane subunit DAPIT, mitochondrial: protein MHIWIAVSRRNFRANVALRPLLKDTCLSYSVGARVVLKDRKLSIMGGHDAGSHQFTGIAKYFNSYTITGRRNCVLATYATIAAIALFYKLKPKKQAAVKDK from the exons ATGCACATCTGGATAGCCGTGAGTAGGCGGAACTTCCGAGCAAATGTAGCATTGCGGCCTCTGCTGAAGGACACCTGCCTGTCTTACTCTGTTGGTGCAAGGGTCGTGCTAAAG GACCGTAAATTATCCATCATGGGTGGCCACGACGCTGGAAGTCACCAGTTCACTGGGATTGCCAAGTACTTCAATTCATACACAATCACGGGAAGGAGGAAT tGTGTTCTGGCCACATATGCTACCATAGCAGCCATTGCACTTTTCTACAAATTGAAGCCCAAGAAACAGGCTGCCGTCAAAGACAAGTGA